From the genome of Oncorhynchus keta strain PuntledgeMale-10-30-2019 unplaced genomic scaffold, Oket_V2 Un_contig_3981_pilon_pilon, whole genome shotgun sequence, one region includes:
- the LOC127924377 gene encoding clumping factor A-like isoform X27, whose amino-acid sequence MEEVTQADIDEVTQADIDEVTQADMDEVTQADMEEVTQADMEEVTQADMDEVTQADMDEVTQADMDEVTQADIDEVTQTDMDEVTQADMDEVTQADMDEVTQADMDEVTQADMDEVTQADIDEVTQADMDEVTQADMDEVTQADIDEVTQADMDEVTQADMDEVTQADMDEVTQADMDEVTQADMDEVTQADMDEVTQADIDEVTQADIDEVTQADIDEVTQTDIDEVTQTDIDEVTQTDIDEVTQTDIDEVTQTDIDEVTQTDIDEVTQTDIDEVTQTDIDEVTQADIDEVTQTDIDEVTQTDIDEVTQTDIDEVTQTDIDEVTQTDIDEVTQTDIDEVTQTDIDEVTQTDIDEVTQTDIDEVTQADIGTVLCCILTCCQRSSVFFL is encoded by the exons atggaggaggtcacacaggcagacattgatgaggtcacacaggcagacattgatgaggtcacacaggcagacatggatgag GTCACACAGGCAGACATGGAGGAGGTCACACAGGCAGACATGGAGGAGGTCACACAGGCAGACATGGATGAGGTCACACAGGCAGACATGGATGAGGTCACACAGGCAGACATGGATGAGGTCACACAGGCAGACATTGAtgaggtcacacagacagacatggatgAGGTCACACAGGCAGACATGGATGAGGTCACACAGGCAGACATGGATGAG GTCACACAGGCAGACATGGATGAGGTCACACAGGCAGACATGGATGAGGTCACACAGGCAGACATTGATGAGGTCACACAGGCAGACATGGATGAGGTCACACAGGCAGACATGGATGAGGTCACACAGGCAGACATTGATGAGGTCACACAGGCAGACATGGATGAGGTCACACAGGCAGACATGGATGAG GTCACACAGGCAGACATGGATGAGGTCACACAGGCAGACATGGATGAGGTCACACAGGCAGACATGGATGAGGTCACACAGGCAGACATGGATGAGGTCACACAGGCAGACATTGATGAGGTCACACAGGCAGACATTGATGAGGTCACACAGGCAGACATTGAtgaggtcacacagacagacattgatgaggtcacacagacagacattgatgaggtcacacagacagacattgatgaggtcacacagacagacattgatgaggtcacacagacagacattgatgaggtcacacagacagacattgatgaggtcacacagacagacattgatgaggtcacacagacagacattgatgaggtcacacaggcagacattgatgaggtcacacagacagacattgatgaggtcacacagacagacattgatgaggtcacacagacagacattgatgaggtcacacagacagacattgatgag gtcacacagacagacattgatgaggtcacacagacagacattgatgaggtcacacagacagacattgatgag gtcacacagacagacattgatgaggtcacacagacagacattgatgaggtcacacaggcagacattggaactgtattgtgttgtattctgACCTGCTGCCAGAGAAGTTCTGTGTTCTTCCTTTAA
- the LOC127924377 gene encoding clumping factor A-like isoform X31 codes for MEEVTQADIDEVTQADIDEVTQADMDEVTQADMEEVTQADMEEVTQADMDEVTQADMDEVTQADMDEVTQADIDEVTQTDMDEVTQADMDEVTQADMDEVTQADMDEVTQADMDEVTQADIDEVTQADMDEVTQADMDEVTQADIDEVTQADMDEVTQADMDEVTQADMDEVTQADMDEVTQADMDEVTQADMDEVTQADIDEVTQADIDEVTQADIDEVTQTDIDEVTQTDIDEVTQTDIDEVTQTDIDEVTQTDIDEVTQTDIDEVTQADIDEVTQTDIDEVTQTDIDEVTQTDIDEVTQTDIDEVTQTDIDEVTQTDIDEVTQTDIDEVTQTDIDEVTQADIGTVLCCILTCCQRSSVFFL; via the exons atggaggaggtcacacaggcagacattgatgaggtcacacaggcagacattgatgaggtcacacaggcagacatggatgag GTCACACAGGCAGACATGGAGGAGGTCACACAGGCAGACATGGAGGAGGTCACACAGGCAGACATGGATGAGGTCACACAGGCAGACATGGATGAGGTCACACAGGCAGACATGGATGAGGTCACACAGGCAGACATTGAtgaggtcacacagacagacatggatgAGGTCACACAGGCAGACATGGATGAGGTCACACAGGCAGACATGGATGAG GTCACACAGGCAGACATGGATGAGGTCACACAGGCAGACATGGATGAGGTCACACAGGCAGACATTGATGAGGTCACACAGGCAGACATGGATGAGGTCACACAGGCAGACATGGATGAGGTCACACAGGCAGACATTGATGAGGTCACACAGGCAGACATGGATGAGGTCACACAGGCAGACATGGATGAG GTCACACAGGCAGACATGGATGAGGTCACACAGGCAGACATGGATGAGGTCACACAGGCAGACATGGATGAGGTCACACAGGCAGACATGGATGAGGTCACACAGGCAGACATTGATGAGGTCACACAGGCAGACATTGATGAGGTCACACAGGCAGACATTGAtgaggtcacacagacagacattgatgaggtcacacagacagacattgatgaggtcacacagacagacattgatgaggtcacacagacagacattgatgaggtcacacagacagacattgatgag gtcacacagacagacattgatgaggtcacacaggcagacattgatgaggtcacacagacagacattgatgaggtcacacagacagacattgatgaggtcacacagacagacattgatgaggtcacacagacagacattgatgaggtcacacagacagacattgatgaggtcacacagacagacattgatgAG gtcacacagacagacattgatgaggtcacacagacagacattgatgaggtcacacaggcagacattggaactgtattgtgttgtattctgACCTGCTGCCAGAGAAGTTCTGTGTTCTTCCTTTAA
- the LOC127924377 gene encoding clumping factor A-like isoform X16 — protein sequence MEEVTQADIDEVTQADIDEVTQADMDEVTQADMEEVTQADMEEVTQADMDEVTQADMDEVTQADMDEVTQADIDEVTQTDMDEVTQADMDEVTQADMDEVTQADMDEVTQADMDEVTQADIDEVTQADMDEVTQADMDEVTQADIDEVTQADMDEVTQADMDEVTQADMDEVTQADMDEVTQADMDEVTQADMDEVTQADIDEVTQADIDEVTQADIDEVTQTDIDEVTQTDIDEVTQTDIDEVTQTDIDEVTQTDIDEVTQTDIDEVTQTDIDEVTQTDIDEVTQADIDEVTQTDIDEVTQTDIDEVTQADIDEVTQTDIDEVTQADIDEVTQTDIDEVTQTDIDEVTQTDIDEVTQTDIDEVTQTDIDEVTQTDIDEVTQTDIDEVTQTDIDEVTQADIGTVLCCILTCCQRSSVFFL from the exons atggaggaggtcacacaggcagacattgatgaggtcacacaggcagacattgatgaggtcacacaggcagacatggatgag GTCACACAGGCAGACATGGAGGAGGTCACACAGGCAGACATGGAGGAGGTCACACAGGCAGACATGGATGAGGTCACACAGGCAGACATGGATGAGGTCACACAGGCAGACATGGATGAGGTCACACAGGCAGACATTGAtgaggtcacacagacagacatggatgAGGTCACACAGGCAGACATGGATGAGGTCACACAGGCAGACATGGATGAG GTCACACAGGCAGACATGGATGAGGTCACACAGGCAGACATGGATGAGGTCACACAGGCAGACATTGATGAGGTCACACAGGCAGACATGGATGAGGTCACACAGGCAGACATGGATGAGGTCACACAGGCAGACATTGATGAGGTCACACAGGCAGACATGGATGAGGTCACACAGGCAGACATGGATGAG GTCACACAGGCAGACATGGATGAGGTCACACAGGCAGACATGGATGAGGTCACACAGGCAGACATGGATGAGGTCACACAGGCAGACATGGATGAGGTCACACAGGCAGACATTGATGAGGTCACACAGGCAGACATTGATGAGGTCACACAGGCAGACATTGAtgaggtcacacagacagacattgatgaggtcacacagacagacattgatgaggtcacacagacagacattgatgaggtcacacagacagacattgatgaggtcacacagacagacattgatgaggtcacacagacagacattgatgaggtcacacagacagacattgatgaggtcacacagacagacattgatgaggtcacacaggcagacattgatgag gtcacacagacagacattgatgaggtcacacagacagacattgatgaggtcacacaggcagacattgatgag gtcacacagacagacattgatgaggtcacacaggcagacattgatgaggtcacacagacagacattgatgaggtcacacagacagacattgatgaggtcacacagacagacattgatgaggtcacacagacagacattgatgaggtcacacagacagacattgatgaggtcacacagacagacattgatgAG gtcacacagacagacattgatgaggtcacacagacagacattgatgaggtcacacaggcagacattggaactgtattgtgttgtattctgACCTGCTGCCAGAGAAGTTCTGTGTTCTTCCTTTAA
- the LOC127924377 gene encoding clumping factor A-like isoform X42 produces MEEVTQADIDEVTQADIDEVTQADMDEVTQADMEEVTQADMEEVTQADMDEVTQADMDEVTQADMDEVTQADIDEVTQTDMDEVTQADMDEVTQADMDEVTQADMDEVTQADMDEVTQADIDEVTQADMDEVTQADMDEVTQADIDEVTQADMDEVTQADMDEVTQADMDEVTQADMDEVTQADMDEVTQADMDEVTQADIDEVTQADIDEVTQADIDEVTQTDIDEVTQTDIDEVTQTDIDEVTQADIDEVTQTDIDEVTQTDIDEVTQTDIDEVTQTDIDEVTQTDIDEVTQTDIDEVTQTDIDEVTQTDIDEVTQADIGTVLCCILTCCQRSSVFFL; encoded by the exons atggaggaggtcacacaggcagacattgatgaggtcacacaggcagacattgatgaggtcacacaggcagacatggatgag GTCACACAGGCAGACATGGAGGAGGTCACACAGGCAGACATGGAGGAGGTCACACAGGCAGACATGGATGAGGTCACACAGGCAGACATGGATGAGGTCACACAGGCAGACATGGATGAGGTCACACAGGCAGACATTGAtgaggtcacacagacagacatggatgAGGTCACACAGGCAGACATGGATGAGGTCACACAGGCAGACATGGATGAG GTCACACAGGCAGACATGGATGAGGTCACACAGGCAGACATGGATGAGGTCACACAGGCAGACATTGATGAGGTCACACAGGCAGACATGGATGAGGTCACACAGGCAGACATGGATGAGGTCACACAGGCAGACATTGATGAGGTCACACAGGCAGACATGGATGAGGTCACACAGGCAGACATGGATGAG GTCACACAGGCAGACATGGATGAGGTCACACAGGCAGACATGGATGAGGTCACACAGGCAGACATGGATGAGGTCACACAGGCAGACATGGATGAGGTCACACAGGCAGACATTGATGAGGTCACACAGGCAGACATTGATGAGGTCACACAGGCAGACATTGAtgaggtcacacagacagacattgatgaggtcacacagacagacattgatgag gtcacacagacagacattgatgaggtcacacaggcagacattgatgaggtcacacagacagacattgatgaggtcacacagacagacattgatgaggtcacacagacagacattgatgaggtcacacagacagacattgatgaggtcacacagacagacattgatgaggtcacacagacagacattgatgAG gtcacacagacagacattgatgaggtcacacagacagacattgatgaggtcacacaggcagacattggaactgtattgtgttgtattctgACCTGCTGCCAGAGAAGTTCTGTGTTCTTCCTTTAA
- the LOC127924377 gene encoding clumping factor A-like isoform X46: protein MEEVTQADIDEVTQADIDEVTQADMDEVTQADMEEVTQADMEEVTQADMDEVTQADMDEVTQADMDEVTQADIDEVTQTDMDEVTQADMDEVTQADMDEVTQADMDEVTQADMDEVTQADIDEVTQADMDEVTQADMDEVTQADIDEVTQADMDEVTQADMDEVTQADMDEVTQADMDEVTQADMDEVTQADMDEVTQADIDEVTQADIDEVTQADIDEVTQTDIDEVTQTDIDEVTQTDIDEVTQTDIDEVTQTDIDEVTQTDIDEVTQTDIDEVTQTDIDEVTQADIGTVLCCILTCCQRSSVFFL, encoded by the exons atggaggaggtcacacaggcagacattgatgaggtcacacaggcagacattgatgaggtcacacaggcagacatggatgag GTCACACAGGCAGACATGGAGGAGGTCACACAGGCAGACATGGAGGAGGTCACACAGGCAGACATGGATGAGGTCACACAGGCAGACATGGATGAGGTCACACAGGCAGACATGGATGAGGTCACACAGGCAGACATTGAtgaggtcacacagacagacatggatgAGGTCACACAGGCAGACATGGATGAGGTCACACAGGCAGACATGGATGAG GTCACACAGGCAGACATGGATGAGGTCACACAGGCAGACATGGATGAGGTCACACAGGCAGACATTGATGAGGTCACACAGGCAGACATGGATGAGGTCACACAGGCAGACATGGATGAGGTCACACAGGCAGACATTGATGAGGTCACACAGGCAGACATGGATGAGGTCACACAGGCAGACATGGATGAG GTCACACAGGCAGACATGGATGAGGTCACACAGGCAGACATGGATGAGGTCACACAGGCAGACATGGATGAGGTCACACAGGCAGACATGGATGAGGTCACACAGGCAGACATTGATGAGGTCACACAGGCAGACATTGATGAGGTCACACAGGCAGACATTGAtgaggtcacacagacagacattgatgaggtcacacagacagacattgatgaggtcacacagacagacattgatgaggtcacacagacagacattgatgaggtcacacagacagacattgatgaggtcacacagacagacattgatgag gtcacacagacagacattgatgaggtcacacagacagacattgatgaggtcacacaggcagacattggaactgtattgtgttgtattctgACCTGCTGCCAGAGAAGTTCTGTGTTCTTCCTTTAA
- the LOC127924377 gene encoding clumping factor A-like isoform X3 gives MEEVTQADIDEVTQADIDEVTQADMDEVTQADMEEVTQADMEEVTQADMDEVTQADMDEVTQADMDEVTQADIDEVTQTDMDEVTQADMDEVTQADMDEVTQADMDEVTQADMDEVTQADIDEVTQADMDEVTQADMDEVTQADIDEVTQADMDEVTQADMDEVTQADMDEVTQADMDEVTQADMDEVTQADMDEVTQADIDEVTQADIDEVTQADIDEVTQTDIDEVTQTDIDEVTQTDIDEVTQTDIDEVTQTDIDEVTQTDIDEVTQTDIDEVTQTDIDEVTQADIDEVTQTDIDEVTQTDIDEVTQTDIDEVTQTDIDEVTQTDIDEVTQTDIDEVTQTDIDEVTQTDIDEVTQADIDEVTQTDIDEVTQTDIDEVTQTDIDEVTQTDIDEVTQTDIDEVTQTDIDEVTQADIDEVTQTDIDEVTQTDIDEVTQTDIDEVTQADIDEVTQTDIDEVTQTDIDEVTQADIGTVLCCILTCCQRSSVFFL, from the exons atggaggaggtcacacaggcagacattgatgaggtcacacaggcagacattgatgaggtcacacaggcagacatggatgag GTCACACAGGCAGACATGGAGGAGGTCACACAGGCAGACATGGAGGAGGTCACACAGGCAGACATGGATGAGGTCACACAGGCAGACATGGATGAGGTCACACAGGCAGACATGGATGAGGTCACACAGGCAGACATTGAtgaggtcacacagacagacatggatgAGGTCACACAGGCAGACATGGATGAGGTCACACAGGCAGACATGGATGAG GTCACACAGGCAGACATGGATGAGGTCACACAGGCAGACATGGATGAGGTCACACAGGCAGACATTGATGAGGTCACACAGGCAGACATGGATGAGGTCACACAGGCAGACATGGATGAGGTCACACAGGCAGACATTGATGAGGTCACACAGGCAGACATGGATGAGGTCACACAGGCAGACATGGATGAG GTCACACAGGCAGACATGGATGAGGTCACACAGGCAGACATGGATGAGGTCACACAGGCAGACATGGATGAGGTCACACAGGCAGACATGGATGAGGTCACACAGGCAGACATTGATGAGGTCACACAGGCAGACATTGATGAGGTCACACAGGCAGACATTGAtgaggtcacacagacagacattgatgaggtcacacagacagacattgatgaggtcacacagacagacattgatgaggtcacacagacagacattgatgaggtcacacagacagacattgatgaggtcacacagacagacattgatgaggtcacacagacagacattgatgaggtcacacagacagacattgatgaggtcacacaggcagacattgatgaggtcacacagacagacattgatgaggtcacacagacagacattgatgaggtcacacagacagacattgatgaggtcacacagacagacattgatgag gtcacacagacagacattgatgaggtcacacagacagacattgatgaggtcacacagacagacattgatgaggtcacacagacagacattgatgaggtcacacaggcagacattgatgaggtcacacagacagacattgatgaggtcacacagacagacattgatgaggtcacacagacagacattgatgaggtcacacagacagacattgatgaggtcacacagacagacattgatgAG gtcacacagacagacattgatgaggtcacacaggcagacattgatgaggtcacacagacagacattgatgaggtcacacagacagacattgatgaggtcacacagacagacattgatgag GTCACACAGGCAGACATTGAtgaggtcacacagacagacattgatgaggtcacacagacagacattgatgaggtcacacaggcagacattggaactgtattgtgttgtattctgACCTGCTGCCAGAGAAGTTCTGTGTTCTTCCTTTAA
- the LOC127924377 gene encoding clumping factor A-like isoform X4, producing the protein MEEVTQADIDEVTQADIDEVTQADMDEVTQADMEEVTQADMEEVTQADMDEVTQADMDEVTQADMDEVTQADIDEVTQTDMDEVTQADMDEVTQADMDEVTQADMDEVTQADMDEVTQADIDEVTQADMDEVTQADMDEVTQADIDEVTQADMDEVTQADMDEVTQADMDEVTQADMDEVTQADMDEVTQADMDEVTQADIDEVTQADIDEVTQADIDEVTQTDIDEVTQTDIDEVTQTDIDEVTQTDIDEVTQTDIDEVTQTDIDEVTQTDIDEVTQTDIDEVTQADIDEVTQTDIDEVTQTDIDEVTQTDIDEVTQTDIDEVTQTDIDEVTQTDIDEVTQTDIDEVTQTDIDEVTQADIDEVTQTDIDEVTQTDIDEVTQTDIDEVTQTDIDEVTQTDIDEVTQTDIDEVTQADIDEVTQTDIDEVTQTDIDEVTQADIDEVTQTDIDEVTQTDIDEVTQADIGTVLCCILTCCQRSSVFFL; encoded by the exons atggaggaggtcacacaggcagacattgatgaggtcacacaggcagacattgatgaggtcacacaggcagacatggatgag GTCACACAGGCAGACATGGAGGAGGTCACACAGGCAGACATGGAGGAGGTCACACAGGCAGACATGGATGAGGTCACACAGGCAGACATGGATGAGGTCACACAGGCAGACATGGATGAGGTCACACAGGCAGACATTGAtgaggtcacacagacagacatggatgAGGTCACACAGGCAGACATGGATGAGGTCACACAGGCAGACATGGATGAG GTCACACAGGCAGACATGGATGAGGTCACACAGGCAGACATGGATGAGGTCACACAGGCAGACATTGATGAGGTCACACAGGCAGACATGGATGAGGTCACACAGGCAGACATGGATGAGGTCACACAGGCAGACATTGATGAGGTCACACAGGCAGACATGGATGAGGTCACACAGGCAGACATGGATGAG GTCACACAGGCAGACATGGATGAGGTCACACAGGCAGACATGGATGAGGTCACACAGGCAGACATGGATGAGGTCACACAGGCAGACATGGATGAGGTCACACAGGCAGACATTGATGAGGTCACACAGGCAGACATTGATGAGGTCACACAGGCAGACATTGAtgaggtcacacagacagacattgatgaggtcacacagacagacattgatgaggtcacacagacagacattgatgaggtcacacagacagacattgatgaggtcacacagacagacattgatgaggtcacacagacagacattgatgaggtcacacagacagacattgatgaggtcacacagacagacattgatgaggtcacacaggcagacattgatgaggtcacacagacagacattgatgaggtcacacagacagacattgatgaggtcacacagacagacattgatgaggtcacacagacagacattgatgag gtcacacagacagacattgatgaggtcacacagacagacattgatgaggtcacacagacagacattgatgaggtcacacagacagacattgatgaggtcacacaggcagacattgatgaggtcacacagacagacattgatgaggtcacacagacagacattgatgaggtcacacagacagacattgatgaggtcacacagacagacattgatgaggtcacacagacagacattgatgAG gtcacacagacagacattgatgaggtcacacaggcagacattgatgaggtcacacagacagacattgatgaggtcacacagacagacattgatgag GTCACACAGGCAGACATTGAtgaggtcacacagacagacattgatgaggtcacacagacagacattgatgaggtcacacaggcagacattggaactgtattgtgttgtattctgACCTGCTGCCAGAGAAGTTCTGTGTTCTTCCTTTAA
- the LOC127924377 gene encoding clumping factor A-like isoform X29: MEEVTQADIDEVTQADIDEVTQADMDEVTQADMEEVTQADMEEVTQADMDEVTQADMDEVTQADMDEVTQADIDEVTQTDMDEVTQADMDEVTQADMDEVTQADMDEVTQADMDEVTQADIDEVTQADMDEVTQADMDEVTQADIDEVTQADMDEVTQADMDEVTQADMDEVTQADMDEVTQADMDEVTQADMDEVTQADIDEVTQADIDEVTQADIDEVTQTDIDEVTQTDIDEVTQTDIDEVTQTDIDEVTQTDIDEVTQTDIDEVTQTDIDEVTQADIDEVTQTDIDEVTQTDIDEVTQTDIDEVTQTDIDEVTQTDIDEVTQTDIDEVTQTDIDEVTQTDIDEVTQADIGTVLCCILTCCQRSSVFFL, encoded by the exons atggaggaggtcacacaggcagacattgatgaggtcacacaggcagacattgatgaggtcacacaggcagacatggatgag GTCACACAGGCAGACATGGAGGAGGTCACACAGGCAGACATGGAGGAGGTCACACAGGCAGACATGGATGAGGTCACACAGGCAGACATGGATGAGGTCACACAGGCAGACATGGATGAGGTCACACAGGCAGACATTGAtgaggtcacacagacagacatggatgAGGTCACACAGGCAGACATGGATGAGGTCACACAGGCAGACATGGATGAG GTCACACAGGCAGACATGGATGAGGTCACACAGGCAGACATGGATGAGGTCACACAGGCAGACATTGATGAGGTCACACAGGCAGACATGGATGAGGTCACACAGGCAGACATGGATGAGGTCACACAGGCAGACATTGATGAGGTCACACAGGCAGACATGGATGAGGTCACACAGGCAGACATGGATGAG GTCACACAGGCAGACATGGATGAGGTCACACAGGCAGACATGGATGAGGTCACACAGGCAGACATGGATGAGGTCACACAGGCAGACATGGATGAGGTCACACAGGCAGACATTGATGAGGTCACACAGGCAGACATTGATGAGGTCACACAGGCAGACATTGAtgaggtcacacagacagacattgatgaggtcacacagacagacattgatgaggtcacacagacagacattgatgaggtcacacagacagacattgatgaggtcacacagacagacattgatgaggtcacacagacagacattgatgag gtcacacagacagacattgatgaggtcacacaggcagacattgatgaggtcacacagacagacattgatgaggtcacacagacagacattgatgaggtcacacagacagacattgatgaggtcacacagacagacattgatgaggtcacacagacagacattgatgaggtcacacagacagacattgatgAG gtcacacagacagacattgatgaggtcacacagacagacattgatgaggtcacacaggcagacattggaactgtattgtgttgtattctgACCTGCTGCCAGAGAAGTTCTGTGTTCTTCCTTTAA